The following proteins are co-located in the Manihot esculenta cultivar AM560-2 chromosome 9, M.esculenta_v8, whole genome shotgun sequence genome:
- the LOC110623453 gene encoding uncharacterized protein At3g52155, chloroplastic isoform X2, with product MEMNTVFLSINSNLLMFLNESYPPLQSSVSVFCGCRRNPNACHRLSARFSSLAAVTATVTEEDSRQAPSKSVARRLILLRHAKSSWDNPSLRDHDRPLSKAGKADAAQVSQKLLQLGWIPQLILSSDATRTRETLNIMQEQVADLLNSEVHFIPSFYSIAAMDGQTAEHLQQAICRYSSDKILTVMCMGHNRGWEEAASMFTGATVELKPCNAALLEATGKSWEEDLVGGSFRVL from the exons ATGGAAATGAACACAGTGTTCCTGAGTATAAACAGTAATCTATTGATGTTCCTCAACGAGTCTTACCCACCTCTGCAATCATCCGTTTCAGTTTTTTGCGGTTGCAGGAGGAACCCCAATGCATGCCATCGTTTGTCCGCCCGTTTTAGCTCTCTGGCGGCTGTCACAGCCACAGTCACCGAGGAAGACTCCCGACAAGCTCCCTCTAAATCGGTGGCTCGCCGCCTTATTCTCCTCCGCCATGCTAAGAGTTCTTGGGACAACCCTTCATTGAGAG ATCATGATCGACCTCTGAGCAAAGCTGGAAAAGCTGATGCCGCCCAAGTCTCTCAGAAGCTCCTACAGCTTGGTTGGATTCCTCAGCTTATTCTATCCAG TGATGCAACGCGGACAAGGGAAACGCTTAACATAATGCAGGAGCAAGTTGCAGACCTTTTGAACTCTGAGGTTCATTTCATTCCAAGCTTCTATTCAATTGCAGCGATGGATGGCCAGACTGCTGAGCATCTTCAGCAAGCTATCTGCAGATATTCAAGTGATAAGATCCTCACTGTCAT GTGCATGGGACATAATAGGGGGTGGGAGGAGGCAGCCTCAATGTTTACTGGTGCGACTGTGGAACTGAAGCCATGCAATGCTGCTTTGCTTGAAGCTACTGGGAAGTCCTGGGAAGAG
- the LOC110623453 gene encoding uncharacterized protein At3g52155, chloroplastic isoform X1 translates to MEMNTVFLSINSNLLMFLNESYPPLQSSVSVFCGCRRNPNACHRLSARFSSLAAVTATVTEEDSRQAPSKSVARRLILLRHAKSSWDNPSLRDHDRPLSKAGKADAAQVSQKLLQLGWIPQLILSSDATRTRETLNIMQEQVADLLNSEVHFIPSFYSIAAMDGQTAEHLQQAICRYSSDKILTVMCMGHNRGWEEAASMFTGATVELKPCNAALLEATGKSWEEAFVLAGLGGWKLQGVVKPNDDL, encoded by the exons ATGGAAATGAACACAGTGTTCCTGAGTATAAACAGTAATCTATTGATGTTCCTCAACGAGTCTTACCCACCTCTGCAATCATCCGTTTCAGTTTTTTGCGGTTGCAGGAGGAACCCCAATGCATGCCATCGTTTGTCCGCCCGTTTTAGCTCTCTGGCGGCTGTCACAGCCACAGTCACCGAGGAAGACTCCCGACAAGCTCCCTCTAAATCGGTGGCTCGCCGCCTTATTCTCCTCCGCCATGCTAAGAGTTCTTGGGACAACCCTTCATTGAGAG ATCATGATCGACCTCTGAGCAAAGCTGGAAAAGCTGATGCCGCCCAAGTCTCTCAGAAGCTCCTACAGCTTGGTTGGATTCCTCAGCTTATTCTATCCAG TGATGCAACGCGGACAAGGGAAACGCTTAACATAATGCAGGAGCAAGTTGCAGACCTTTTGAACTCTGAGGTTCATTTCATTCCAAGCTTCTATTCAATTGCAGCGATGGATGGCCAGACTGCTGAGCATCTTCAGCAAGCTATCTGCAGATATTCAAGTGATAAGATCCTCACTGTCAT GTGCATGGGACATAATAGGGGGTGGGAGGAGGCAGCCTCAATGTTTACTGGTGCGACTGTGGAACTGAAGCCATGCAATGCTGCTTTGCTTGAAGCTACTGGGAAGTCCTGGGAAGAG
- the LOC122724524 gene encoding uncharacterized protein LOC122724524 yields MEPENNKRGREGQEAKDSFQKTAKKQHLNIEIGSINIEVSSYDHDDNNQICESSDNYLALGVFDFPWLKEGVISKWEDWCFQDSFEFSLHESYTTAALAHEFSDQYLSETSETIVESTDIPSGKFEESVWPLEMENADCTLLNQPLTQEDA; encoded by the coding sequence ATGGAGCCGGAGAACAACAAGAGAGGAAGGGAGGGGCAGGAGGCCAAGGACTCATTTCAGAAGACTGCAAAGAAGCAACATCTTAACATTGAGATCGGCAGTATCAACATAGAAGTGAGCAGCTATGACCACGACGACAATAACCAAATCTGTGAATCCTCTGACAACTATTTGGCACTAGGGGTTTTCGATTTCCCCTGGCTTAAAGAAGGTGTCATCTCCAAATGGGAAGACTGGTGTTTCCAAGACTCTTTTGAGTTCTCTCTACATGAATCTTACACAACAGCTGCTCTGGCTCATGAGTTTTCTGACCAATATTTGTCTGAAACTTCAGAGACGATTGTGGAATCTACAGATATTCCATCGGGTAAGTTCGAGGAGAGTGTGTGGCCTTTGGAAATGGAGAATGCAGATTGCACCTTACTTAACCAGCCACTCACACAAGAGGATGCCTAA